A genomic segment from Micropterus dolomieu isolate WLL.071019.BEF.003 ecotype Adirondacks linkage group LG03, ASM2129224v1, whole genome shotgun sequence encodes:
- the rcvrn2 gene encoding recoverin 2, with product MGNSTSSALSKEILQDLKLSTKFTENEISQWYENFQKQCPTGRITPEEFEQIYARFFPESDAKSYARHVFRSFDTNDDGTLDFKEYIIALHLTSTGKTTRKLEWAFSLFDVDKNGYITKTEVTEICQAIFKLIPKEEQAKLPADENTPEKRAEKLWSYFEKKDNERLAEGEFIQGVIENENAMRLIHYEPMKD from the exons ATGGGAAACTCCACCAGTAGCGCGTTATCAAAGGAGATCCTGCAGGACCTAAAGCTCAGCACCAAATTCACTGAAAATGAGATCAGCCAGTGGTATGAGAACTTTCAGAAGCAGTGCCCGACGGGACGCATAACACCAGAGGAGTTTGAGCAGATTTACGCCCGCTTCTTTCCCGAGAGCGATGCCAAGAGCTACGCTCGACATGTGTTTCGCTCCTTTGACACCAACGACGATGGCACTTTGGATTTCAAGGAGTACATCATTGCACTGCACCTGACCTCCACTGGGAAGACCACCCGGAAACTGGAGTGGGCCTTCTCGCTGTTTGATGTAGACAAGAACGGATACATCACCAAGACAGAAGTGACGGAGATCTGCCAG GCCATATTTAAGCTGAtccccaaggaggagcaggcCAAGCTACCAGCGGATGAGAACACACCCGAGAAGAGAGCCGAAAAGCTGTGGTCTTACTTTGAAAAGAAAGACAATG AGCGATTGGCTGAAGGAGAGTTCATCCAAGGAGTGATTGAAAATGAGAATGCAATGCGTCTCATCCACTACGAACCAATGAAAGATTGA
- the si:ch211-149k23.9 gene encoding germ cell-specific gene 1-like protein, protein MLERMSRRSRSLLSLTLTSLALALSILALCTSYWCEGTHKVVKPLCLSPVKMKNCGQNNSEPYTTESPTQNPFNRTLSPARRDELAKIRQRQLANAVHYIWETGEDKFAFRYFHTGFWESCEKHSDGEKCRSFIELTPGETQGVLWLSVISEFTYIGLLGMGFLLMWLEVLCSHKEMHSLKINAYAAICTVLSGLLGMVAHMMYTTVFQMTVIVGPKDWRPQTWDYGWSFALAWVSFSCCMGAAVVTLNSYTKTIIELRRKQRLRLEEARAATHAPSYDEVVPGGGLYSVSGLLQCPDGMIDVAWAPNGSVVGVGNGDIPTLVLVGGCGPEGCEDCEREMDEMEDVMDRVYSPC, encoded by the exons ATGCTGGAGCGTATGTCCCgtcgctctcgctctctgctCTCCCTGACCTTGACCTCTCTGGCTCTGGCCCTGTCCATCCTGGCTCTATGCACCTCTTACTGGTGTGAGGGCACTCACAAGGTGGTCAAGCCCCTCTGCCTGTCACCCGTCAAAATGAAGAACTGTGGTCAAAACAACAGCGAGCCTTACACCACAG AGAGTCCCACTCAGAACCCTTTCAACCGCACACTGTCCCCAGCCAGGAGGGACGAGCTGGCCAAGATCAGACAGAGGCAGCTGGCCAACGCGGTCCACTATATCTGGGAGACAGGCGAAGACAAGTTTGCTTTTAGATACTTCCACACTGGTTTCTGGGAAAGCTGTGAGAAGCACAGCGATG GGGAGAAGTGTCGAAGCTTTATTGAGTTAACCCCAGGAGAAACACAAG GTGTGCTCTGGCTGTCAGTTATTTCAGAGTTTACATACATCGGCCTGCTGGGGATGGGCTTCTTACTGATGTGGCTGGAAGTCTTGTGTTCCCATAAGGAGATGCACTCGCTGAAGATCAATGCCTATGCAGCTATCTGTACTGTGCTATCAG GTCTTCTTGGGATGGTGGCCCATATGATGTACACCACAGTCTTTCAGATGACAGTCATTGTGGGCCCCAAAGACTGGAGGCCTCAGACCTGGGACTACGGCTGGTCATTTGC TCTTGCCTGGGTATCCTTTAGTTGCTGTATGGGCGCCGCCGTGGTCACACTCAACTCCTACACAAAGACCATCATCGAGCTCCGTCGCAAGCAGAGGCTCCGCCTGGAGGAAGCGAGAGCCGCCACTCATGCTCCATCCTATGACGAGGTCGTTCCTGGTGGCGGGCTCTACTCTGTCAGTGGCCTATTGCAGTGTCCAGACGGCATGATTGATGTGGCGTGGGCTCCAAACGGCAGTGTGGTTGGAGTGGGAAATGGGGATATACCGACTCTGGTTTTAGTAGGAGGCTGCGGGCCAGAGGGATGTGAagactgtgagagagagatggatgagATGGAGGATGTCATGGACCGTGTATATTCACCTTGTTAG
- the LOC123968695 gene encoding transmembrane protein 100-like, with translation METLDPSALSDVTSTVTYDPKSETVTLPRGVVSVAGITVVTGGAELSCGSCMLAFGFWGTLIGFSCVAVGLWDQLNQSKGGTSHLLGLGLVILTLSFVVVGSVVAFYLLTKKKREMTREQREDGKEVLVESERVIKKVTV, from the coding sequence ATGGAAACGCTTGATCCTTCAGCTCTATCAGATGTCACTTCTACTGTCACCTACGACCCTAAATCTGAGACAGTGACCTTACCAAGAGGGGTTGTCTCAGTGGCGGGCATCACTGTGGTGACCGGGGGCGCTGAGCTGTCCTGTGGATCCTGTATGCTGGCCTTTGGTTTTTGGGGAACTCTCATCGGCTTCAGTTGTGTCGCTGTGGGGCTGTGGGACCAGCTGAACCAGTCTAAAGGAGGAACATCTCACTTACTGGGACTGGGACTAGTGATTCTGACCCTCAGTTTCGTGGTGGTTGGAAGCGTGGTGGCATTTTACCTCctgacaaagaagaagagagagatgacccgagagcagagagaggatggaAAAGAAGTTCTTGTAGAGAGTGAGAGGGTAATTAAAAAAGTCACAGTATAA
- the LOC123968891 gene encoding C-Jun-amino-terminal kinase-interacting protein 4-like produces MFLSPFVGQAFLILSPLQISSLAVISGRLWVGTGGGAIFSIPLSITSEDVSIPYCSIASAQLCYHGHRQAVRFIVAAPGCLITSPGSSTVTTSQLILSGGEGYINFRIGDDASDGSVELSQVTPQRSERSHMIIWQNPTPSVPSPAL; encoded by the exons ATGTTTCTGTCTCCCTTTGTAGGCCAAGCTTTCCTGATACTCTCACCTCTCCAGATCTCGTCTCTCGCAGTCATCTCTGGCCGCCTGTGGGTGGGCACAGGGGGTGGTGCCATTTTCTCCATCCCATTATCTATAA CATCAGAGGACGTTTCTATCCCATATTGCTCCATTGCATCAGCCCAGCTGTGTTACCATGGACATAGACAAGCTGTGCGGTTCATTGTTGCTGCACCTG GTTGTTTGATCACCTCTCCTGGCAGCAGCACTGTCACTACCTCTCAGCTTATTCTCAGTGGAGGAGAGGGCTACATCAACTTCCGAATTG GAGATGACGCCAGTGATGGATCAGTTGAATTGTCCCAAGTTACACCTCAGCGGTCTGAACGCAGTCACATGATCATCTGGCAGAATCCCACCCCCTCTGTGCCCAGCCCAGCCCTCTGA
- the si:dkey-17m8.1 gene encoding C-Jun-amino-terminal kinase-interacting protein 4, whose protein sequence is MECSERVLCGTGEVELDPNIVSEEAGKLYSELQTIIETHGEGVVESLVPIFVWVLEGLASCKAQLRDREEEAEREKAEREELLERYQAERALRKESQERYLELDDQIEQERRAMRGREKEREQRERDLENKARNQADQLVSLEEQKVNLGRELTTLRHTHNKLALTYRELLEKRKDSERNSPLRNHMRPMNTEFPSNQVFSESGVSEKVIQRPHSKSVPPRLEDLEAKEEKAIDTAVNPTADQFINDIISSTPELRQFHGCVDASTPVRPNSKKPPKDESETVLAEEMGEMEKEEERERKVEEEQRGESQEKDEEAVEVEEDDNMEWELRNTDSVFSELSELSRDYVESVDRGASVRGSADQFEEILSQYEELKATHELVEAARKAVISRVVELTDDRSALKLEVSSLQETVSRLEGRMKEKEEENKRLRKELEACQSEDPDASLPSSVRHFSRSEMARVVMEKNQYKQRLFELQEAVRRSQTLRATKRERLTEEKRLSVWRKFNRLFGLSKEPLIPPSASAFAMPTSPSLTHSPLGSPPLPAVSQTLAESASPAAPSPRVRRRELYRDIRTHIWGSLGKRQIHGWSTPLANTQESHESVPEPKDVPVLVQLRLLDQRDSTAKLNCAVAVTPELSGEATCSVWVVSGPASCSDITVIDPARSNTVLDQFSLPPTAPALCICAVPPIGDTAGTVWIGTQEGSLLVHSASAGRRRCLQSVSLSEGVHSLKYSQGQVIAGLADGTLAFFSHSSGGWNLQSPSVMPLGSNPLQPIRCCLVKGSRLWVGYWNRVHVVNTDSKKVEQTFLVSERSEQQVRFLCAGGSGVWTSCRLDPILRLFDWSTGRPLQEVDFTALVTKTLGQAFLILSPLQISSLAVISGRLWVGTGGGAIFSIPLSITSEDVSIPYCSIASAQLCYHGHRQAVRFIVAAPGCLITSPGSSTVTTSQLILSGGEGYINFRIGDDASDGSVELSQVTPQRSERSHMIIWQNPTPSVPSPAL, encoded by the exons ATGGAGTGCAGTGAGAGAGTGCTGTGTGGGACAGGGGAGGTGGAGCTGGACCCCAACATTGTGAGTGAAGAGGCAGGAAAACTGTATTCAGAATTACAG ACAATTATTGAGACCCATGGTGAAGGTGTGGTGGAGTCACTGGTGCCTATATTTGTGTGGGTCCTGGAGGGGCTGGCCAGCTGCAAAGCCCAGctgagagacagggaggaggaggcagagagggagaaagctGAGCGAGAAGAGCTGCTGGAGAGATACCAAGCAGAGAGAGCACTCAGGAAAGAAAGTCAAGAG AGGTATCTGGAGCTTGATGACCAAATTGAACAAGAGAGGAGAGCCATgagggggagggagaaagagagagaacagcgagagagagatcTTGAGAACAAGGCAAGAAACCAAGCCGATCAGT TGGTGTCCTTGGAGGAGCAGAAGGTGAATCTGGGTAGAGAACTAACCACACTGAGGCATACTCACAACAAG TTGGCTCTCACATATCGGGAACTTCTGGAAAAGAGAAAGGATTCTGAAAGAAATTCTCCTCTAAG GAATCACATGCGTCCAATGAACACTGAATTTCCATCCAACCAAGTCTTTTCAGAATCTGGTGTTAGTGAAAAG GTGATTCAAAGACCACATTCAAAATCTGTTCCCCCCCGTTTGGAAGATCTAGAAGCCAAGGAAGAAAAGGCAATTGACACTGCAGTAAACCCCACTGCAGATCAGTTTATCAATGACATCATAAGCTCTACTCCTGAGCTGAGGCAATTTCATGGCTGCGTGGATGCAAG CACCCCAGTTAGACCTAACAGCAAAAAGCCACCGAAAGATGAGTCGGAGACCGTCTTGGCGGAGGAGATGGGGGagatggagaaggaggaagagagggagcgCAAAGTAGAAGAGGAGCAGAGGGGAGAGAGCCAGGAAAAAGATGAGGAGGcggtggaggtggaggaagatGATAATATGGAGTGGGAGCTGCGTAACACTGACTCTGTGTTCTCTGAACTGTCAGAGCTGAGTCGGGATTATGTGGAGAGTGTAGACCGAGGGGCTAGTGTCAGAG GCAGTGCAGACCAGTTTGAGGAGATTCTTTCTCAGTATGAGGAACTGAAAGCAACCCA tgaGTTAGTAGAAGCTGCCCGTAAGGCTGTGATATCTCGGGTAGTAGAGCTGACAGATGACCGCTCAGCTCTTAAACTGGAAGTGTCCTCTCTTCAGGAAACAGTCTCACGATTAGAGGGGCGGatgaaggagaaggaagaggaaaatAAGAG ACTTCGAAAAGAACTGGAAGCATGCCAATCTGAAGATCCTGAT GCCTCTCTACCCTCATCCGTGCGTCACTTCTCTCGTTCTGAAATGGCTCGTGTGGTCATGGAGAAGAACCAATATAAACAGCGTCTGTTTGAGCTGCAGGAAGCAGTAAGACGTAGTCAGACACTCAG aGCAACAAAGAGGGAGAGGTTAACAGAGGAGAAGAGGTTAAGTGTTTGGAGAAA GTTCAACCGCTTGTTTGGCCTGTCCAAGGAGCCCTTAATCCCACCTTCTGCTTCTGCATTTGCCATGCCAACTTCTCCATCGCTCACTCACTCGCCTCTGGGGTCTCCACCACTACCGGCTGTCAGTCAAACTCTCGCTGA ATCCGCTTCTCCTGCTGCTCCGTCCCCTCGTGTCAGGAGGAGAGAACTCTACAGAGACATTCGCACACACATTTGGGGATCACTTGGGAAGCGGCAGATACACGGGTGGAGCACACCACTGGCGAACACACAG GAATCCCATGAATCTGTGCCAGAGCCTAAGGATGTTCCTGTTCTAGTGCAGCTCAGACTGTTGGATCAGAGAGACTCCACAGCAAAG CTGAACTGTGCAGTCGCAGTCACACCTGAGCTTTCAGGAGAGGCCACA TGTTCTGTGTGGGTAGTTTCTGGTCCTGCCTCCTGCAGTGATATTACAGTGATTGATCCTGCACGGTCCAACACAGTACTGGATCAATTCAGCCTCCCACCCACAGCTCCTGCTCTCTGCATCTGCGCTGTGCCTCCAATAG GTGACACTGCAGGAACTGTGTGGATTGGAACTCAGGAAGGAAG TTTACTGGTACACTCAGCCTCTGCTGGTAGGAGGCGCTGTCTGCAGTCTGTGTCCCTCTCAGAGGGTGTTCATTCGCTCAA GTATTCCCAGGGTCAAGTCATAGCTGGTTTAGCTGACGGGACTTTAGCTTTTTTCTCACACAGTTCGG GTGGCTGGAATCTACAGTCACCTTCTGTGATGCCTCTCGGATCAAACCCTTTGCAGCCCATTCGCTGCTGCCTTGTAAAAGGTAGCCGCTTGTGGGTGGGATATTGGAACAGAGTCCATGTGGTTAACACTGACAGCAAAAAGGTTGAG CAAACATTCTTGGTGTCTGAACGCAGCGAGCAGCAGGTTCGTTTCCTTTGTGCGGGTGGAAGTGGTGTTTGGACATCGTGCCGACTTGACCCAATCCTCAGGCTCTTTGACTGGTCCACTGGACGGCCGCTACAGGAAGTCGATTTTACTGCTTTGGTCACGAAAACATTAG GCCAAGCTTTCCTGATACTCTCACCTCTCCAGATCTCGTCTCTCGCAGTCATCTCTGGCCGCCTGTGGGTGGGCACAGGGGGTGGTGCCATTTTCTCCATCCCATTATCTATAA CATCAGAGGACGTTTCTATCCCATATTGCTCCATTGCATCAGCCCAGCTGTGTTACCATGGACATAGACAAGCTGTGCGGTTCATTGTTGCTGCACCTG GTTGTTTGATCACCTCTCCTGGCAGCAGCACTGTCACTACCTCTCAGCTTATTCTCAGTGGAGGAGAGGGCTACATCAACTTCCGAATTG GAGATGACGCCAGTGATGGATCAGTTGAATTGTCCCAAGTTACACCTCAGCGGTCTGAACGCAGTCACATGATCATCTGGCAGAATCCCACCCCCTCTGTGCCCAGCCCAGCCCTCTGA